The genomic window tacactggaatggcttctctttggtgtgTGTACGCAGATGAATTGTTAGCTGACTTGACCGAGAAAATCTTTTTGCACAGATTGTACACTGGAAtggcttctctttggtgtgTGTACGCATATGAACTGTCAAATAACTACAGCAAGAGAAACTTTTGGAGCAGACTGTACACTGAaaaggcttctctttggtgtgagtGCGCATATGCTTAGTCAAGGCACCAGACACAGAGAACCTTTTTGTGCAGACTGTACACTGAAAAGGCTTCTCATTGGTGTGTGTACGCATATGAACAGTCAAATAGCTAGAAACTAAAAACCTTTTggtacagactgtacactggaatGGCTTCTCTTTAGTGTGAATAAGCAAATGAAGTTTTAGATTACTTGAATGAGAGAATCTTTTggtacagactgtacactgaTAAAGCTTCTCTCTGGTGTGAATACGATAATGAGATCTCAAACCACTTGGACGAGAAAATCTTTTTGTACAGATTGTACAATGGTAaggcttctctttggtgtgaATACACATATGCTGTATCAAATGATTAGACCAAGAGAACCTTTagtacagactgtacactggaatGGCTTCTCTTTAGTGTGAGTGCGCATATGACCAGTCAAGGCACTAGACACAGAGAACCTTTTAGTGCAGACTGTACATTGGAATGGCTTTTCTTTAGTGTGAGTACGCATATGAACAGTCAAGGCACCAGAAGTATAAAACCTTtttgtacagactgtacactgaTAAGGCTTCTCTTGGTGTGGGTACGCATATGAACAGTCAAATGTTCAGACCGAGAGAACCTTTTTCCacagactgtacactggaatGGCCTCTCTTTGGTGTGGGTACGCATATGAACAGTCAATTCGCCAGAAGTGCAGCACCTTTTggtacagactgtacactggaatggcttctctttggtgtgagtGAGCATATGTACTGTCAATGTACCTGATTTAGCGAACCGTTTGGTgcagactgtacactggaatggcttctctttggtgtgagtaCGAGAATGAGATGTCAAACTACTTGGATGAGAGAATCTTTTTGTACAGATTGTACACGAGAAAGGCCATGTTTTGTCATTTGTGTGAATACGCAAATGAGAAGTTAAATTACCAGACTGAGAGAAGCTTTTATTACAAAATGTACACGGAAAAGGCTTCTCTTTTGTGTGGGTACGCATATGA from Nilaparvata lugens isolate BPH unplaced genomic scaffold, ASM1435652v1 scaffold5712, whole genome shotgun sequence includes these protein-coding regions:
- the LOC120356073 gene encoding zinc finger protein 271-like, whose amino-acid sequence is MRTHTKEKPYQCKICTKRFSQSSSLTSHSRIHTKEKPHQCTVCTKRFCTSSELTVHMRTHTKEKPYQCTVCTKRFSQSSSLTSHSRIHTKEKPHQCTVCTKRFCTSSELTVHMRTHTKEKPFPCTFCNKSFSQSGNLTSHLRIHTKEKPFQCTVCTKRFAKSGTLTVHMLTHTKEKPFQCTVCTKRCCTSGELTVHMRTHTKERPFQCTVCGKRFSRSEHLTVHMRTHTKRSLISVQFSWSNHLIQHMCIHTKEKPYHCTICTKRFSRPSGLRSHYRIHTREKLYQCTVCTKRFSHSSNLKLHLLIHTKEKPFQCTVCTKRFLVSSYLTVHMRTHTNEKPFQCTVCTKRFSVSGALTKHMRTHTKEKPFQCTVCSKSFSCCSYLTVHMRTHTKEKPFQCTICAKRFSRSSQLTIHLRTHTKEKPFQCTVCTKRFCSSGALTVHMRTHTKEKPFQCTDCAKRFSQSGHLTLHLRTHTKEKPFRVRFVIKASLSQVI